The following coding sequences lie in one Paracidovorax avenae genomic window:
- a CDS encoding 2-hydroxyacid dehydrogenase, translating to MTDILFCCTDTPPAPWLEGLRSALPDARVAVWEPGAPQADYAVVWAPPQQFLDEQPRLRALFNIGAGVDALLKLRVPEGCRIVRLDDAGMAVQMAEYVCHAVIRHFREFDAYEAAEREGRWAFRKPRLRQDFPVGVMGLGVLGERVARALAHFEFPVQGWSRSPKAVEDVRTFHGADGLQDFLAASRVLVNLLPLTPDTTGILRRETLSRLLPGGYLINVARGAHLVEEDLLPLLDSGHLAGATLDVFRTEPLPADHPFWGHPRVTVTPHTSARTLRAESIAQIARKIDALRQGAFSVRGEVDPARGY from the coding sequence ATGACCGACATCCTCTTTTGCTGTACCGATACACCGCCCGCGCCCTGGCTGGAAGGCCTGCGCTCCGCCCTGCCCGATGCCCGCGTCGCGGTGTGGGAGCCCGGTGCACCCCAGGCCGACTACGCGGTGGTGTGGGCGCCGCCACAGCAGTTCCTGGACGAGCAGCCGCGGCTGCGGGCGCTGTTCAACATCGGCGCGGGCGTGGATGCGCTGCTGAAGCTGCGCGTGCCCGAAGGCTGCCGCATCGTGCGGCTCGACGACGCGGGCATGGCCGTGCAGATGGCGGAATATGTCTGCCATGCCGTCATCCGCCATTTCCGCGAATTCGATGCCTACGAGGCCGCAGAGCGCGAAGGCCGCTGGGCTTTCCGCAAGCCGCGGCTGCGCCAGGATTTCCCGGTGGGCGTCATGGGGCTGGGCGTGCTGGGCGAGCGCGTGGCGCGCGCCCTGGCGCATTTCGAGTTTCCCGTGCAGGGCTGGAGCCGCTCGCCCAAGGCGGTCGAAGACGTGCGCACCTTCCACGGGGCCGATGGGCTGCAGGACTTCCTGGCAGCGAGCCGCGTGCTGGTGAACCTGCTGCCCCTCACCCCCGATACGACGGGCATCCTGCGCCGCGAGACGCTTTCTCGCCTGCTGCCGGGCGGCTACCTGATCAACGTGGCGCGGGGAGCGCACCTCGTGGAGGAGGACCTGCTGCCCCTGCTGGACAGCGGCCATCTCGCGGGTGCCACGCTGGACGTCTTCCGCACCGAACCGCTGCCGGCGGACCATCCGTTCTGGGGGCATCCGCGCGTCACCGTCACGCCCCACACCTCGGCACGCACGCTGCGCGCGGAGAGCATCGCCCAGATCGCGCGCAAGATCGATGCGCTGCGCCAGGGCGCGTTCTCGGTGCGCGGCGAGGTCGATCCGGCGCGGGGCTATTGA
- a CDS encoding biotin carboxylase N-terminal domain-containing protein, whose protein sequence is MFDKILIANRGEIACRVAATARRMGVKTVAVYSDADASARHVAACDEAVHIGGSAPQESYLRWERILEAARRTGAQAIHPGYGFLSENEEFAQACQDAGLVFIGPPPSAIQAMGLKAESKQLMEKAGVPLVPGYHGADQDPALLQREADRIGYPVLIKASAGGGGKGMRAVEKASDFAAALESCKREAINSFGDDAVLIEKYVQRPRHIEIQVFGDTHGGCVYLFERDCSVQRRHQKVLEEAPAPGMAEEMRVRMGQAAVAAARAVGYVGAGTVEFIVEQREGGAMDFFFMEMNTRLQVEHPVTEAITGQDLVEWQLRVAAGEPLPLAQDELRITGHAIEARICAENPDNQFLPATGRLAVYRHGPCTHFERGAVRIDAGVREGDAISPFYDSMIAKLIVHGDTREQALARLDEALSRMHIVGLATNVQFLRHVLRTESFAKARLDTALIQREQAVLFHQSPVPLPLALAATVAHALLAEQAAEQPGDPFGRRDGWQGWGDSLRRFEVECAGQPASATLSYRPGEAPLLRVEAGGAVLAEGPLVFGRSGGTGGEGGAIDLSFAGERTRATVHARGEARHVFMPRGAAQLTAIDRLAHAGEAQAEGGRLTAPMPGKVVSFAVRAGDRVARGQALAVMEAMKMEHTIAAPADGTVEELLYAPGDQVSEGAELLRLAAAA, encoded by the coding sequence ATGTTTGACAAGATCCTCATCGCCAACCGCGGGGAAATCGCATGCCGGGTGGCCGCTACGGCGCGCCGCATGGGCGTGAAGACCGTCGCCGTGTATTCCGATGCCGACGCCTCGGCCCGGCACGTGGCCGCCTGCGACGAGGCGGTGCACATCGGCGGCAGTGCCCCGCAGGAGAGCTACCTGCGCTGGGAGCGCATCCTCGAGGCGGCGCGCCGCACGGGGGCGCAGGCCATCCATCCGGGTTACGGGTTCCTGTCGGAGAACGAGGAGTTCGCGCAGGCCTGCCAGGATGCCGGGCTCGTCTTCATCGGTCCGCCGCCGTCCGCCATCCAGGCGATGGGGCTCAAGGCCGAATCCAAGCAACTGATGGAGAAGGCCGGCGTGCCGCTGGTGCCGGGCTACCACGGCGCCGACCAGGATCCGGCGCTGCTGCAGCGCGAGGCCGACCGCATCGGCTACCCGGTGCTCATCAAGGCCAGCGCCGGGGGCGGTGGCAAGGGCATGCGGGCGGTCGAGAAGGCCTCCGACTTCGCGGCGGCGCTGGAGTCATGCAAGCGCGAGGCGATCAACAGCTTCGGCGACGACGCGGTGCTGATCGAGAAGTACGTGCAGCGACCGCGCCATATCGAGATCCAGGTGTTCGGCGACACGCACGGCGGGTGCGTTTATCTTTTCGAGCGCGACTGCTCCGTGCAGCGCCGCCACCAGAAGGTGCTGGAGGAGGCGCCCGCGCCGGGCATGGCCGAGGAGATGCGGGTGCGCATGGGCCAGGCGGCGGTCGCCGCCGCGCGGGCCGTGGGCTACGTGGGCGCCGGCACGGTGGAGTTCATCGTCGAGCAGCGCGAGGGCGGCGCGATGGATTTCTTCTTCATGGAAATGAACACGCGCCTGCAGGTGGAGCACCCGGTGACGGAGGCGATCACCGGCCAGGATCTCGTGGAGTGGCAATTGCGGGTGGCCGCGGGCGAGCCGCTGCCGCTGGCGCAGGACGAGTTGCGCATCACCGGCCATGCGATCGAGGCGCGCATCTGCGCCGAGAACCCTGACAACCAGTTCCTGCCCGCCACGGGCCGGCTGGCTGTCTATCGCCATGGCCCCTGCACGCATTTCGAGCGCGGCGCGGTGCGTATCGATGCCGGGGTGCGCGAGGGCGATGCGATCAGTCCGTTCTACGACTCGATGATCGCCAAGCTCATCGTGCACGGCGATACGCGCGAGCAGGCGCTGGCGCGGCTGGACGAGGCGCTTTCGCGCATGCACATCGTGGGGCTGGCGACGAACGTGCAGTTCCTGCGGCATGTGCTGCGCACCGAATCCTTCGCGAAGGCCCGCCTGGACACCGCGCTCATCCAGCGCGAGCAGGCGGTGCTTTTCCACCAGTCGCCGGTGCCGCTTCCGCTGGCCCTGGCCGCGACCGTGGCCCATGCACTGCTGGCCGAGCAGGCTGCCGAACAGCCGGGCGACCCGTTCGGGCGCCGTGACGGTTGGCAGGGATGGGGCGACAGCCTCCGGCGCTTCGAGGTGGAGTGCGCCGGACAGCCAGCCTCCGCGACGCTCAGCTACCGGCCCGGGGAGGCGCCCCTGCTCCGGGTGGAAGCCGGCGGCGCCGTGCTGGCCGAGGGGCCGCTGGTCTTCGGGCGCTCTGGCGGTACGGGTGGGGAGGGCGGGGCCATCGACCTGTCCTTCGCCGGCGAGCGCACGCGGGCCACGGTGCATGCCCGCGGGGAGGCTCGCCACGTCTTCATGCCGCGGGGCGCTGCGCAACTCACGGCCATCGACCGGCTGGCCCACGCGGGCGAGGCGCAGGCCGAAGGCGGACGTCTCACCGCCCCGATGCCCGGCAAGGTGGTGTCCTTCGCCGTGCGCGCGGGCGACCGCGTGGCCAGGGGCCAGGCGCTGGCCGTGATGGAAGCGATGAAGATGGAGCACACGATTGCCGCGCCCGCCGACGGCACCGTGGAGGAGCTGCTCTATGCGCCCGGGGACCAGGTGAGCGAAGGGGCCGAACTGCTGCGCCTGGCCGCGGCGGCATGA
- a CDS encoding DUF4126 domain-containing protein has translation MDALWLHIVQWLHAAGLHVDAGTARAVAEQARHATGALDMPGLLALAAGLGWASGFRLYAVVFLVGAMGAGGWLALPEGLRMLQHPAVLLVSGLLLCVEFIADKVPWFDSLWDAAHAVIRVPAGALLAAGVFGPDNGGMALAAGLLGGSLSATALATKMTARAAANTSPEPVSNWLLSFFEDGLVVVVVWLATQHPVAFGIALACMVALSVLVLVVLLKFLRAVLRRLSALFSRPAAPATR, from the coding sequence ATGGATGCCCTCTGGCTGCACATCGTCCAGTGGCTGCACGCCGCCGGGCTGCACGTGGATGCGGGCACGGCCCGGGCCGTGGCGGAGCAGGCGCGTCATGCCACGGGCGCACTGGACATGCCGGGCCTGCTGGCGCTCGCCGCCGGGCTCGGCTGGGCCAGCGGTTTCCGGCTCTATGCGGTGGTCTTCCTCGTCGGCGCGATGGGAGCGGGAGGCTGGCTCGCGCTGCCGGAAGGGTTGCGCATGCTGCAGCACCCGGCCGTGCTGCTGGTGAGCGGGCTGCTGCTGTGCGTGGAGTTCATCGCCGACAAGGTGCCCTGGTTCGACAGCCTGTGGGACGCCGCGCATGCCGTGATCCGCGTGCCCGCGGGCGCCCTGCTGGCCGCCGGTGTGTTCGGCCCGGACAACGGCGGCATGGCGCTGGCGGCCGGCCTGCTGGGTGGTTCGCTGTCCGCCACGGCGCTGGCCACCAAGATGACCGCGCGGGCTGCCGCCAACACGTCGCCGGAGCCCGTGTCCAACTGGCTGCTGTCGTTCTTCGAGGACGGCCTGGTCGTGGTGGTGGTCTGGCTGGCCACGCAGCATCCGGTGGCTTTCGGCATCGCGCTGGCCTGCATGGTGGCGCTGTCGGTGCTGGTGCTGGTGGTGCTGCTGAAGTTCCTGCGCGCCGTGCTGCGGCGGCTCTCGGCTTTGTTTTCCCGGCCTGCGGCCCCGGCCACGAGATGA
- a CDS encoding enoyl-CoA hydratase/isomerase family protein: MTTTEYRHLHVGQAGSIARVTLARPEVRNAFSDEVIAELTRVFEALGRQEDVRAIVLAAEGPAFCAGADLNWMRRMADYSRAENVADAGRLAAMLRTLNECPKPTIARIQGDVYAGGVGLVAACDVAVAVDTAAFCLSEVRLGLIPATIGPYVVQAMGERAARRYVVTGERFSALEALRVGLVHEVVDFEQLDEKLDAVLQAIAAAGPQAVAAGKRLVRDIAGRPIDDALIASTVESIADIRASGEGREGVQAFLQKRKPAWLPARD; the protein is encoded by the coding sequence ATGACGACCACCGAATACCGCCATCTGCACGTCGGCCAGGCCGGATCGATCGCGCGCGTCACCCTCGCGCGGCCGGAGGTGCGCAACGCGTTCAGCGACGAGGTCATCGCCGAGCTGACCCGCGTGTTCGAGGCGCTGGGCCGGCAGGAGGACGTGCGCGCCATCGTGCTCGCCGCCGAAGGCCCGGCCTTTTGCGCGGGTGCGGACCTGAACTGGATGCGCCGCATGGCCGACTATTCGCGTGCGGAGAACGTCGCGGACGCGGGCCGGCTGGCGGCGATGCTGCGCACGCTGAACGAATGCCCGAAGCCGACCATCGCGCGCATCCAGGGCGATGTGTATGCGGGCGGCGTGGGGCTGGTGGCTGCCTGCGACGTGGCGGTGGCCGTGGACACGGCGGCGTTCTGCCTGAGCGAGGTGCGGCTGGGGCTGATTCCCGCCACCATCGGGCCTTACGTGGTGCAGGCCATGGGCGAGCGCGCGGCGCGCCGCTATGTCGTGACCGGAGAACGCTTCAGCGCGCTGGAGGCGCTGCGCGTGGGGCTGGTGCACGAGGTGGTGGATTTCGAGCAGCTCGACGAGAAGCTCGATGCCGTCCTGCAGGCGATCGCCGCGGCCGGACCGCAGGCCGTGGCCGCGGGCAAGCGCCTGGTGCGTGACATCGCGGGGCGGCCCATCGACGATGCACTCATCGCCTCGACGGTGGAGTCCATCGCGGACATCCGGGCGAGCGGCGAAGGGCGCGAGGGCGTGCAGGCCTTCCTGCAGAAGCGCAAGCCGGCCTGGCTGCCGGCTCGCGACTGA
- a CDS encoding carboxyl transferase domain-containing protein, translated as MILESRLNPRSADFQANASAMRTLVQDLRDRAAQVALGGSEAARAKHTARGKLLPRDRVRELLDPGSPFLEIAPLAALGMYGDEAPGAGLIAGIGRVSGVDCMVVCNDATVKGGTYYPMTVKKHLRAQEIAQQNRLPCIYLVDSGGANLPNQDEVFPDRDHFGRIFYNQAQMSAQGIAQIAVVMGSCTAGGAYVPAMSDESIIVKNQGTIFLGGPPLVKAATGEVVTAEDLGGGDVHTRLSGVADHLAQNDLHALQLARHAVRNLNRERAPAAGCAAPQAPALEAQELYGVIPVDTRKPFDVREIIARIVDGSEFDEFKARYGTTLVTGFARIEGMPVGIIANNGILFSEAALKGAHFIELCCQRKIPLVFLQNITGFMVGRKYENEGIARNGAKMVTAVATAAVPKFTIVIGGSFGAGNYGMCGRAYSPRFLWMWPNARISVMGGEQAASVLATVRRDGIEGKGGTWSMEEEEAFKAPIRRQYEEQGHPYYATARLWDDGVIDPADTRRVLALGLAAARNAPIEDTKFGIFRM; from the coding sequence ATGATTCTCGAATCCCGCCTCAATCCCCGCTCGGCCGACTTCCAGGCCAATGCTTCCGCGATGCGCACTCTCGTGCAGGACCTGCGCGACCGCGCGGCCCAGGTGGCCCTGGGCGGCAGCGAGGCCGCGCGCGCCAAGCATACGGCGCGCGGCAAGCTGCTGCCGCGCGACCGCGTGCGCGAGCTGCTGGACCCGGGCTCCCCGTTCCTGGAGATCGCGCCGCTGGCCGCGCTGGGCATGTACGGCGACGAGGCGCCGGGCGCGGGCCTGATCGCGGGCATCGGCCGGGTGAGCGGCGTGGACTGCATGGTGGTCTGCAACGACGCCACGGTGAAGGGCGGTACCTACTATCCGATGACCGTGAAGAAGCACCTGCGCGCGCAGGAGATCGCGCAGCAGAACCGTCTGCCGTGCATCTACCTGGTCGATTCGGGAGGCGCGAACCTGCCGAACCAGGACGAGGTGTTTCCCGACCGGGACCATTTCGGCCGCATCTTCTACAACCAGGCGCAGATGAGTGCCCAGGGCATCGCGCAGATCGCGGTGGTGATGGGCAGCTGCACGGCGGGCGGGGCGTATGTGCCGGCGATGAGCGACGAGTCCATCATCGTGAAGAACCAGGGCACGATCTTCCTGGGCGGCCCGCCGCTGGTGAAGGCGGCCACGGGCGAGGTGGTGACCGCCGAGGACCTGGGCGGCGGCGACGTGCATACGCGGCTGTCGGGCGTGGCCGACCACCTCGCGCAGAACGACCTGCATGCGCTGCAGCTCGCGCGCCATGCGGTGCGCAACCTGAACCGCGAGCGTGCGCCTGCCGCCGGCTGCGCGGCGCCGCAGGCGCCTGCGCTCGAGGCGCAGGAGCTGTATGGCGTGATTCCGGTGGACACGCGCAAGCCGTTCGATGTGCGCGAGATCATCGCGCGCATCGTGGACGGCAGCGAATTCGACGAATTCAAGGCGCGCTACGGCACCACGCTGGTCACGGGCTTCGCGCGCATCGAGGGCATGCCCGTGGGCATCATCGCCAACAACGGCATCCTGTTCTCGGAAGCCGCCCTGAAGGGCGCGCATTTCATCGAGCTGTGCTGCCAGCGCAAGATCCCGCTGGTGTTCCTGCAGAACATCACCGGCTTCATGGTGGGCCGCAAGTATGAAAACGAAGGCATCGCGCGCAATGGCGCGAAGATGGTGACGGCGGTGGCCACGGCGGCGGTGCCGAAGTTCACGATCGTCATCGGCGGATCGTTCGGCGCCGGCAACTACGGCATGTGCGGCCGCGCCTATTCACCGCGCTTTCTCTGGATGTGGCCGAACGCGCGCATCTCGGTGATGGGCGGCGAGCAGGCCGCGAGCGTGCTGGCCACCGTGCGGCGCGACGGCATCGAGGGCAAGGGCGGCACCTGGAGCATGGAGGAGGAAGAGGCGTTCAAGGCGCCGATCCGCCGCCAGTACGAGGAACAGGGCCACCCCTACTACGCCACGGCGCGCCTGTGGGACGATGGGGTGATCGACCCCGCGGACACGCGCCGCGTGCTGGCGCTGGGCCTGGCTGCCGCGCGCAATGCGCCCATAGAGGACACGAAGTTCGGCATTTTCCGCATGTGA
- a CDS encoding AMP-binding protein produces MNQPSDPSVLSPAASHVRGDTRVPLIEQTLGDFFAGMAARHPGREALVSRHQGLRYTYAELHAEVRRLAGALLGLGLQKGDRVGIWSHNNAEWVLMQFATAQVGLVLVNINPAYRTAEVEYALNKVGCRALVAMARFKTSDYVGMLRELAPEWSQQSPGQLAARRLPHLRTVVWIDAPGQGDIEEPGMLRFSELLARGDAQDARIDAVAKTLDAQDPINIQFTSGTTGFPKGATLTHRNILNNGFFIGECMRLTPEDRLCIPVPLYHCFGMVLGNLACVTHGSTIVYPSDGFDPLAVLETVQAERCTGLHGVPTMFIAELQHPRFAEFDLSTLRTGIMAGSPCPIEVMKRVVSDMHLEQITIAYGMTETSPVSCQSSTDTPLDKRVSTVGLVQPHLEVKIIDPDSGGPVPRGRSGELCTRGYSVMHGYWGDPDKTREAIDAEGWMHTGDLATMDAEGYVNIVGRIKDMVIRGGENIYPREIEEFLYRHPQVQDVQVVGVPDEKYGEELCAWIIAKPGEQPTEDSIRAFCQGQIAHYKVPRHIRFVSEFPMTVTGKIQKFKIRDAMKEQLGLTERATA; encoded by the coding sequence GTGAACCAGCCGTCCGATCCGTCCGTCCTTTCGCCCGCCGCCAGCCATGTGCGCGGCGACACCCGTGTTCCGCTGATCGAGCAGACCCTGGGGGATTTCTTCGCCGGCATGGCGGCGCGCCATCCCGGCCGGGAAGCCCTCGTGAGCCGCCACCAGGGACTGCGGTACACCTATGCGGAACTGCATGCCGAGGTACGGCGCCTTGCCGGCGCGCTGCTGGGGCTGGGGCTGCAGAAGGGCGACCGCGTGGGCATCTGGTCGCACAACAACGCCGAATGGGTGCTGATGCAGTTCGCCACGGCGCAGGTGGGCCTTGTGCTGGTCAACATCAATCCTGCCTACCGCACTGCCGAGGTCGAGTACGCGCTGAACAAGGTGGGTTGCAGGGCGCTGGTGGCGATGGCCCGCTTCAAGACCAGCGACTATGTGGGCATGCTGCGGGAGCTGGCGCCCGAGTGGAGCCAGCAGTCTCCAGGGCAACTGGCCGCGCGGCGCCTGCCGCACCTGCGCACCGTGGTGTGGATCGACGCGCCGGGACAGGGGGATATCGAAGAGCCTGGAATGCTGCGGTTCTCGGAGCTGCTCGCGCGCGGAGATGCGCAGGATGCCCGCATCGATGCGGTGGCGAAGACGCTGGACGCGCAGGATCCCATCAACATCCAGTTCACGAGCGGCACCACCGGCTTTCCCAAGGGCGCGACACTCACGCACCGCAACATCCTGAACAACGGCTTCTTCATCGGCGAGTGCATGCGCCTCACGCCGGAAGACCGGCTCTGCATCCCCGTCCCGCTCTACCACTGCTTCGGCATGGTGCTGGGCAACCTCGCTTGCGTGACGCACGGCAGCACCATCGTCTATCCCAGCGACGGCTTCGATCCGCTGGCAGTGCTGGAGACGGTGCAGGCCGAGCGCTGCACGGGGCTGCATGGCGTGCCCACCATGTTCATCGCCGAGCTGCAGCACCCGCGGTTCGCGGAGTTCGATCTCTCGACGCTGCGCACCGGCATCATGGCGGGCTCCCCCTGCCCGATCGAGGTCATGAAGCGCGTGGTGAGCGACATGCACCTGGAGCAGATCACCATCGCCTACGGCATGACCGAGACCAGTCCCGTGAGCTGCCAGAGCAGCACCGACACGCCGCTGGACAAGCGCGTCTCCACCGTGGGGCTCGTGCAGCCGCACCTGGAGGTAAAGATCATCGACCCGGATTCCGGCGGGCCCGTGCCCCGCGGCCGCTCCGGAGAGCTGTGCACGCGCGGCTATTCGGTGATGCACGGCTACTGGGGCGATCCGGACAAGACGCGCGAGGCGATCGATGCGGAGGGCTGGATGCACACGGGCGACCTGGCCACGATGGATGCCGAGGGCTACGTGAACATCGTAGGCCGCATCAAGGACATGGTGATCCGCGGCGGCGAGAACATCTACCCGCGCGAGATCGAGGAGTTTCTGTATCGGCATCCGCAGGTGCAGGACGTGCAGGTGGTGGGCGTGCCCGACGAGAAGTACGGCGAGGAGCTGTGCGCCTGGATCATCGCCAAACCCGGCGAGCAGCCCACCGAGGACAGCATCCGGGCGTTCTGCCAGGGCCAGATCGCGCACTACAAGGTGCCGCGCCACATCCGGTTCGTTTCCGAATTCCCGATGACGGTGACCGGAAAGATCCAGAAATTCAAGATCCGCGATGCCATGAAGGAGCAGCTCGGCCTGACCGAGCGCGCCACCGCCTGA
- a CDS encoding AraC family transcriptional regulator, translated as MTTKPPAPASAAPQPVAATPMAFVNAIVHAYVQRGMSPAHALAAAQIPPRSLQNPQARITALQMEALSAAAMRELDDEALGWFSRRLPWGSYGMLARASISSPTLGIALRRWCRHHALIADDIGLHLDAVDGTATLSLSEHRDLGVLREFCTVSVLRNALGLACWFIDSRLPLLSAAFPFQPPPHAAVYPLLFGVAPRFGAPQALLRFDARYLDLPLQRDEDALRLMLQRALPLTVRQYRRDRLLVQRVRQALAQAPELSHSAQTLAAALHVSPRTLHRQLREEGASLQALKDEARQQRARDLLQRTDRPVKAVARAAGFASEKSFMRAFRQWTGMSPTAYRQHQRAYRP; from the coding sequence ATGACGACAAAGCCACCGGCACCTGCCAGCGCCGCACCACAGCCAGTGGCGGCCACCCCCATGGCCTTTGTCAATGCCATCGTGCACGCCTATGTCCAGCGCGGCATGAGCCCCGCCCATGCCCTGGCAGCGGCACAAATCCCGCCACGCAGTCTGCAGAACCCACAGGCGCGCATCACCGCCTTGCAGATGGAGGCACTCTCCGCCGCCGCCATGCGCGAGCTCGACGACGAAGCCCTCGGCTGGTTCTCCCGTCGCCTGCCCTGGGGCAGCTACGGCATGCTCGCGCGGGCCTCCATCAGCTCACCCACGCTGGGCATCGCACTGCGCCGCTGGTGCCGCCACCATGCACTCATCGCGGACGACATCGGCCTGCACCTGGATGCCGTGGACGGTACCGCCACGCTATCGCTGTCCGAGCACCGCGACCTGGGCGTGCTGCGCGAGTTCTGCACCGTCTCCGTGCTGCGCAATGCCCTCGGGCTGGCCTGCTGGTTCATCGATTCCCGGCTGCCGCTGCTGTCCGCGGCCTTCCCGTTCCAGCCGCCGCCGCATGCCGCGGTCTATCCACTGCTCTTCGGGGTGGCGCCGCGCTTCGGCGCTCCCCAGGCCCTGCTGCGGTTCGACGCCCGCTACCTCGACCTGCCCCTGCAGCGCGACGAGGACGCACTGCGGCTGATGCTGCAGCGTGCCCTGCCCCTCACCGTGCGCCAGTACCGCCGCGACCGCCTGCTGGTGCAGCGCGTGCGGCAGGCGCTGGCCCAGGCACCGGAGTTGTCCCACAGCGCGCAGACACTGGCCGCCGCGCTGCACGTCTCGCCCCGCACCCTGCACCGCCAGCTCCGGGAGGAAGGCGCCTCGCTGCAGGCGCTCAAGGACGAGGCCCGCCAACAGCGCGCGCGGGACCTGCTCCAGCGCACGGACCGGCCCGTCAAGGCCGTGGCCCGGGCGGCCGGCTTCGCCAGCGAGAAGAGCTTCATGCGCGCCTTCCGGCAGTGGACGGGGATGTCCCCCACCGCCTACCGGCAGCACCAGCGCGCCTACAGGCCGTAG
- a CDS encoding histidine-type phosphatase — translation MSTARFPLRQAVSALLLALTLAACGGGGGGSLATGPSSGAYATKTAYQPRQSADSYEAPPPGFSKVYAELVARHGSRGLSSLKYDDAVLNLWARAQADGALTPLGRQLGPDVEKIMRANFLLGWGVDGIGTPGYGNLTQVGIAEHRQLAVRLAQRDAELFSGQSFQGRPRQVEVLHSGQDRAVDSSQFFAASLAAAAPAVAGAIVPAVVDRYQLYPHKLSATGDAVSDGSAVHAAVLAASLDYQRYAAGKDAAGYGAEAAAKVAAARAAPEVRAHARAVLERLFTAAFIDRLDAGSYSVSNNGTHTFASADGRFTSTLTGDGKTKIQGIVDAAALLYELYIIAPGMRQETGGVDFGAYMPAEHAPTFAYLQDIDDFYGKGPAATEYGGVTTRFTQALLQDFFDEVGRIAQGQMGRVARLRFTHAEVMIPFAALLGLRNASTPVPRAQTYAYPGNPWRGEDVSPMATNVQWDVVRDAGGKVLVKMLFNEQEVDFPAACEGARHAGGSRYYEYGGLRRCYGL, via the coding sequence ATGTCCACCGCCCGCTTTCCGCTCCGCCAGGCCGTTTCGGCCCTGCTTCTTGCCCTGACGCTCGCTGCCTGCGGAGGCGGTGGTGGAGGGAGCCTCGCAACCGGGCCGTCTTCCGGCGCCTATGCCACCAAGACCGCCTACCAGCCCCGGCAGTCCGCGGACAGCTATGAGGCACCTCCGCCGGGTTTCTCGAAGGTGTATGCCGAACTGGTGGCGCGGCATGGCTCGCGGGGCCTGTCCAGCCTCAAGTACGACGATGCCGTGCTGAATCTCTGGGCGCGGGCGCAGGCCGACGGGGCGCTCACCCCGCTGGGACGCCAGCTCGGGCCGGATGTCGAGAAGATCATGCGGGCCAATTTCCTGCTGGGCTGGGGTGTCGATGGCATCGGCACGCCAGGCTACGGCAACCTGACCCAGGTGGGTATCGCCGAGCATCGGCAGCTCGCGGTGCGGCTGGCGCAGCGCGATGCCGAGTTGTTCAGCGGGCAGAGCTTCCAGGGGCGGCCCCGTCAGGTGGAGGTGCTGCATTCCGGGCAGGACCGGGCGGTGGACAGTTCGCAGTTCTTCGCAGCGTCCCTGGCTGCCGCCGCGCCTGCCGTGGCCGGAGCGATCGTGCCTGCCGTGGTGGACCGCTATCAGCTCTATCCGCACAAGCTGTCGGCCACGGGCGATGCGGTGTCTGACGGCTCCGCCGTGCATGCGGCGGTGCTGGCCGCCAGCCTGGATTACCAGCGCTACGCGGCCGGCAAGGATGCCGCCGGCTACGGTGCGGAGGCCGCGGCCAAAGTGGCGGCGGCGCGTGCCGCGCCCGAGGTGCGGGCCCATGCGAGGGCGGTGCTGGAGCGCTTGTTCACTGCGGCTTTCATCGACAGACTGGATGCCGGCAGCTACAGCGTCTCCAACAATGGCACGCACACCTTCGCGAGCGCAGACGGCCGCTTCACGAGCACGCTGACCGGGGACGGCAAGACGAAGATCCAGGGCATCGTGGACGCGGCAGCGCTGCTCTACGAGCTCTACATCATCGCGCCGGGCATGCGCCAGGAGACCGGCGGCGTGGATTTCGGCGCGTACATGCCCGCGGAGCATGCGCCGACCTTCGCGTACCTGCAGGATATCGACGATTTCTACGGCAAGGGGCCGGCCGCGACCGAGTACGGAGGCGTCACGACCCGTTTCACGCAGGCGCTGCTGCAGGACTTCTTCGACGAGGTGGGCCGCATCGCGCAGGGGCAGATGGGGCGGGTGGCACGGCTGCGCTTCACCCATGCGGAAGTGATGATTCCGTTCGCCGCGCTCCTGGGGCTGCGCAATGCGTCCACGCCCGTGCCGCGCGCGCAGACCTATGCCTATCCCGGTAATCCCTGGCGTGGCGAGGATGTCTCCCCGATGGCCACGAATGTGCAGTGGGACGTGGTGCGCGACGCGGGCGGCAAAGTCCTGGTGAAGATGCTGTTCAACGAGCAGGAGGTGGATTTCCCCGCGGCCTGCGAGGGGGCCCGCCATGCGGGCGGCAGCCGCTATTACGAGTACGGCGGGCTGAGGCGTTGCTACGGCCTGTAG